Proteins from a single region of Mytilus trossulus isolate FHL-02 chromosome 2, PNRI_Mtr1.1.1.hap1, whole genome shotgun sequence:
- the LOC134707457 gene encoding insulin-like growth factor-binding protein complex acid labile subunit, protein MYRCLLACLILIICCHGSAVKQIVCPDDCLCTGRNFDCSDKDLSVIPSGISNAAKSLDLQKNQIADLSSNPFSKLQLLRILNLGFNSLTQIRYNDFNGLVNLRTLDLSFNRINTIHKNSFRNLDKISDIVLRGNELTNIDGIFTYMNGMVRLDLSNNQIDKISSESFKNMTNLRYLLLGSNRITSIEVKAFNDNNLISFISLTGNPVIDVDGLFIKNNVLSFIELTNCSLKTFPKGLPRMTRFLYLDQNNITSITKKEIEPVESLVNLFISENQIQFIERDAFAGLRGLQELWINFNQINEVPIPPLEAKKLHIDNNNIAHVRKNDFQFGSKLETLSIKNNQISVINAETFENLTNLLSLYLGGNSITVLPDNAFKPLLLLKDLGLTGMDFDYIGKDVFNKLNNLDKLIMSFVMIGENALQGNIFKHLSNLRILDLQDSPELASHVLESEDMMKSLFTVEDINLMDNEIKTVNSNIMKYLPRLHTIRFEGNQFHCDLRLRWLWKWIDMQKYKFENADSLQCFSPPQLRGSTFLSLKFDQFVPTTLKQVVLSTKGQVMSKTTKSPHVILNSTNLGNETLTFEMINDTVNENLDSSSLPPGYVPNQKDLVRSQNQQDKDYEDKINKILIITVVTTLAVVLFAVIVTTVSCLKCNRKKDSYNRTDTFPDNDVTFYVISDEAPPLPPPNTTRKDRGSVSSTRDITNDNVFIIDNDSS, encoded by the coding sequence ATGTACAGGTGTCTTCTagcttgtttgattttaataatttgctGCCATGGCAGCGCTGTTAAACAAATTGTGTGTCCAGATGACTGTCTGTGTACTGGGAGAAATTTTGACTGCTCAGATAAAGATTTATCTGTAATACCATCAGGGATATCTAATGCAGCCAAATCATTAGATCTACAGAAAAATCAAATAGCAGATTTATCGTCCAACCCGTTTTCAAAACTTCAATTATTGCGGATACTGAATCTTGGATTTAACTCGCTCACCCAGATAAGATACAACGATTTTAATGGATTAGTGAATCTAAGAACACTTGACTTAAGTTTTAATAGGATAAATACAATTCATAAAAATTCTTTTAGGAATTTGGATAAAATCAGTGACATTGTGCTGCGGGGTAACGAACTAACAAATATTGATGGAATATTTACTTATATGAATGGGATGGTACGTTTGGATCTGtcaaataatcaaatagacAAGATATCTAGCGAATCTTTCAAAAACATGACAAACCTTCGCTATTTGTTGCTTGGATCAAATAGAATAACATCTATTGAGGTTAAAGCCTTTAACGATAATAACTTGATCTCATTTATTTCACTAACTGGGAACCCTGTCATCGATGTTGATGGTCTATTCATCAAAAACAATGTGTTGTCTTTTATAGAACTGACCAACTGTTCGCTGAAAACTTTTCCTAAAGGATTACCACGTATGACCAGATTTTTGTACCTAGATCAGAACAATATCACGTCTATAACAAAGAAAGAAATTGAACCAGTTGAAAGTTTAGTTAACCTTTTCATCTCTGAGAATCAAATCCAGTTCATTGAAAGAGATGCATTTGCAGGGTTAAGAGGTTTACAGGAATTATGgatcaattttaatcaaataaatgaaGTACCAATACCACCTTTAGAAGCTAAAAAGTTACATATAGACAATAACAACATAGCACATGTTCGgaaaaatgattttcaatttgGGTCTAAACTGGAGACATTATCTATTAAGAATAATCAAATATCTGTTATTAACGcagaaacatttgaaaatctGACAAATCTTCTGAGTTTATACTTGGGTGGAAACAGTATAACTGTGTTACCAGATAATGCATTTAAACCACTGCTCCTTCTAAAGGATCTCGGTCTGACTGGAATGGATTTTGATTACATAGGAAAAGATGTGTTCAATAAACTTAATAACTTAGATAAGCTGATAATGTCTTTTGTAATGATTGGTGAAAATGCTTTACAaggaaatattttcaaacatctATCTAACCTTAGAATTTTAGACCTACAAGATAGTCCTGAACTTGCCAGCCATGTTTTAGAATCTGAGGATATGATGAAATCTTTATTTACAGTTGAGGATATAAATTTAATggataatgaaataaaaactgtgaattcaaatataatgaagTATTTACCAAGACTACATACTATTCGATTTGAAGGAAACCAATTTCACTGTGATCTCCGTCTGCGATGGTTATGGAAATGGATTGAtatgcaaaaatataaatttgaaaatgctgACTCCCTTCAATGTTTTTCTCCTCCTCAGCTACGAGGAAGCACATTTTTGAGTTTAAAATTCGACCAATTTGTTCCAACAACGCTTAAACAAGTTGTGTTATCAACAAAAGGACAGGTAATGTCAAAAACAACTAAATCTCCACACGTTATATTAAATTCTACCAATCTAGGAAATGAAACTTTAACCtttgaaatgataaatgataCTGTTAATGAAAATTTAGATAGCTCATCTCTTCCGCCAGGATATGTTCCAAATCAAAAAGATTTAGTACGTTCTCAAAATCAACAAGACAAAGATTATgaagataaaataaacaaaattctaATTATAACTGTGGTGACTACTCTAGCTGTCGTGTTATTTGCAGTCATTGTGACAACTGTATCCTGTCTAAAATGCAACAGAAAGAAGGACTCTTATAATCGTACCGATACCTTCCCAGACAATGATGTAACTTTTTACGTTATAAGTGATGAAGCACCCCCACTACCGCCTCCAAACACCACAAGGAAAGACAGAGGATCTGTGAGTTCAACCCGTGACATTACTAATGACAATGTCTTTATCATTGACAATGACAGTTCATAA